The Pseudorasbora parva isolate DD20220531a chromosome 19, ASM2467924v1, whole genome shotgun sequence genomic sequence GCTCAGTCTTTGGAACTTCCTCTGCTGCAGTCTGAGCGACTACTCTGTACGTCAGAGCTAGAAAACAGAGGGCCGAAAATGCCAGCATCACGGACAAGAACCAAAAGAAGTTTTGGACTGGGAAGTTTTCTTTAAGATAGTTGGGCTTTGTGCCATTGGACGTCTCAACACACTCTAGTTTCCCTACACCCTGACCCAAAGCGACTACACAGGGAAAGAGTGCGCCAAGACCCTGTCCGACAAAGAACGTCCGGATGTATTGCGAGGGGTAACGAAACATGAAGGGTAAGAAGGTGACATTGGACGTGCAGCAGACAAATGACAGTACAAAAGTAAGCAGCAGGAACGGGACAGACCTCGACTCTCCAGCGACCGTGGCCACCTGGGACCAAAAGAGCGCAAGAAACACGGCTGCAACCACCGCTAGCACTTGTATGACGTGGATGATCACACGTTCATTTAGCTGTCCTGGAGCAAAGTGGTGGGTTAAAGTGACAGCCACTGGACCCAAATTCCCAAATGCTATCAGCACTGAAAGATAGGCTGGCAGGTTCCACCCTATAAAGAAAGGGCATGTTTTAATTTCCACTGTTGTCAAGATAATGAACAAAGCATCTACTAGGTACAGCTGTGGGGCACattaaagttttattaaaataagctaCAATGGTACAAGTTTAAAATAGCAATTACCTTCAGGTAGGACGCCTACAACAACCGGCAGCTCAACCCATAATGAGTTCACAGAGATCCAGGAGCCCATTCCAAACAGGGCCACCAAAATGTGTGTAATGATGGCATGATCCCACCATGTATCTGCCATTTATGTCTAGGAAAAGGGCACGGATATGTTAGAATATTGCATGTTTCTAACACCTATTTCttgagaaaagaaaaagattgCAGAATATAGCAACAGTTTTactattaaaccaatttcccaAGCTAATGTGTCATTTGATCTGGGTTGAATTCAAACTTATTAAAGACT encodes the following:
- the slc52a2 gene encoding solute carrier family 52, riboflavin transporter, member 2 isoform X2; this translates as MADTWWDHAIITHILVALFGMGSWISVNSLWVELPVVVGVLPEGWNLPAYLSVLIAFGNLGPVAVTLTHHFAPGQLNERVIIHVIQVLAVVAAVFLALFWSQVATVAGESRSVPFLLLTFVLSFVCCTSNVTFLPFMFRYPSQYIRTFFVGQGLGALFPCVVALGQGVGKLECVETSNGTKPNYLKENFPVQNFFWFLSVMLAFSALCFLALTYRVVAQTAAEEVPKTEQETGKSDLETHPLQNGDSPVSEEQVEVEKREPVVTFWTSRNVYLLLLLGISNALTNGVLPSVQSFSCLPYGTMTFHLSVILGNIANPLACFVAMFVLLRSSVGLGMMSLGGGIFAAYLMALAALSPCPPLLGSQSGVALVIISSVIFTGLFSYLKVVVGTLLHEAGHAALLWCGVFIQAGSLIGAFTMFPLVSVYQVFQRAEDCTDVCS